One Colius striatus isolate bColStr4 chromosome 10, bColStr4.1.hap1, whole genome shotgun sequence genomic region harbors:
- the GORAB gene encoding RAB6-interacting golgin isoform X1: protein MADAWAGFSQEELRRLRGQRPDLYEPSEQQHRPHTGNKSRKQLQREKALQQQCQKLGLQGGAASVPPEQLLSAPKQKPCHPQQPVPPADAPSAGDQRDSRDQPKEATPIDACNGSANGQSNPAKPNSRVEKKKVELQEKSRWEILQQEQRLIEEKNKRKKALLAKAIAERSKRTQAETVKLKRIQKELQALDDMVSADIGILRNRIDQASLDYSYARKRYDKAESEYVAAKLDLQHKTEIKEHLTEHLCTIIQQNELRKARKLEELMQQLEVEADEENLELEIEVERLLQQQEAEAGKQVNQSHSHAGAANDSPAVREGQHTHCAVTPSAPSEQMVPSQNATTKSLSSTDKQTQAIDVTPGNLPACSAT from the exons ATGGCCGACGCCTGGGCCGGCTTCTCGCAGGAGGAGCTGCGGCGCCTGCGGGGCCAGCGCCCAG ATTTGTATGAgccctcagagcagcagcatcgCCCCCACACTGGGAATAAGAGCCGAAAGCAACTGCAACGAGAAAAAGCCCTTCAGCAGCAATGTCAGAAGCTGGGACTGCAGGGTGGAGCAGCCTCTGTTCCTCCTGAGCAGTTGCTTTCTGCACCAAAACAGAAGCCTTGTcatcctcagcagcctgtgccaccaGCTGATGCTCCTTCAGCAGGAGATCAAAGGGATAGCCGGGACCAGCCGAAGGAAGCGACACCGATAGATGCCTGTAATGGCAGTGCCAATGGCCAGAGCAACCCTGCAAAGCCAAACTCCAgagtggagaaaaagaaagtggaatT ACAGGAAAAGTCACGATGGGAAATCCTCCAGCAAGAGCAGCGGCTGATAGAAGAGAAGAATAAACGCAAGAAGGCACTTCTGGCCAAAGCTATTGCTGAGAG ATCCAAAAGAACTCAAGCTGAAACAGTGAAACTAAAAAGGATTCAGAAGGAGTTGCAAGCTCTGGATGACATGGTGTCTGCTGACATTGGCATCCTGCGGAACCGCATCGATCAGGCCAGCTTGGACTACTCCTATGCCCG GAAGCGGTACGATAAGGCCGAGTCGGAGTATGTGGCAGCCAAGCTGGACCTCCAGCACAAGACGGAGATTAAGGAGCACCTCACGGAGCACCTGTGCACCATCATCCAGCAGAACGAGCTCCGCAAGGCCAGGAAGCTGGAGGAGTTAATGCAGCAGCTGGAAGTGGAGGCAGATGAGGAAAATCTGGAACTTGAAATAGAGGTGGAgcggctgctgcagcagcaggaggcagaagcagggaAACAAGTCAACCAGTCCCACAGCCATGCTGGGGCTGCAAATGATAGCCCTGCGGTACGGGAGGGTCAGCACACACACTGTGCTGTCACCCCTTCTGCTCCTTCTGAACAGATGGTTCCATCTCAAAATGCCACGACCAAATCTCTCTCCAGTACGGACAAACAAACTCAAGCAATAGATGTGACTCCAGGAAACCTCCCCGCTTGTTCTGCTACTTGA
- the GORAB gene encoding RAB6-interacting golgin isoform X2, with the protein MADAWAGFSQEELRRLRGQRPDLYEPSEQQHRPHTGNKSRKQLQREKALQQQCQKLGLQGGAASVPPEQLLSAPKQKPCHPQQPVPPADAPSAGDQRDSRDQPKEATPIDACNGSANGQSNPAKPNSRVEKKKVELQEKSRWEILQQEQRLIEEKNKRKKALLAKAIAERSKRTQAETVKLKRIQKELQALDDMVSADIGILRNRIDQASLDYSYAR; encoded by the exons ATGGCCGACGCCTGGGCCGGCTTCTCGCAGGAGGAGCTGCGGCGCCTGCGGGGCCAGCGCCCAG ATTTGTATGAgccctcagagcagcagcatcgCCCCCACACTGGGAATAAGAGCCGAAAGCAACTGCAACGAGAAAAAGCCCTTCAGCAGCAATGTCAGAAGCTGGGACTGCAGGGTGGAGCAGCCTCTGTTCCTCCTGAGCAGTTGCTTTCTGCACCAAAACAGAAGCCTTGTcatcctcagcagcctgtgccaccaGCTGATGCTCCTTCAGCAGGAGATCAAAGGGATAGCCGGGACCAGCCGAAGGAAGCGACACCGATAGATGCCTGTAATGGCAGTGCCAATGGCCAGAGCAACCCTGCAAAGCCAAACTCCAgagtggagaaaaagaaagtggaatT ACAGGAAAAGTCACGATGGGAAATCCTCCAGCAAGAGCAGCGGCTGATAGAAGAGAAGAATAAACGCAAGAAGGCACTTCTGGCCAAAGCTATTGCTGAGAG ATCCAAAAGAACTCAAGCTGAAACAGTGAAACTAAAAAGGATTCAGAAGGAGTTGCAAGCTCTGGATGACATGGTGTCTGCTGACATTGGCATCCTGCGGAACCGCATCGATCAGGCCAGCTTGGACTACTCCTATGCCCGGTAA